In Temnothorax longispinosus isolate EJ_2023e chromosome 2, Tlon_JGU_v1, whole genome shotgun sequence, one DNA window encodes the following:
- the LOC139825288 gene encoding intermembrane lipid transfer protein VPS13A isoform X3, which translates to MFEGAIAAFLNRLLGRYVEDLDTEQFNVGIFSGDTCLTDLKLKPEALYQLGLPIRVEIGLIGKIILKIPWSGLFSQPIVICIEDVYAVAVPALSGPYDPEIQKRLMRAEKKKILEDLKEDEIFRAGLPPQLFDGLLASVTKNFQITINNVHIRYEEKILRNFLCACGICIQSISITTTNNKWKPGVCATNSQTVYQLIRAESLSVYMDHDTESCINVQGNWDLSTLLAWKITMHRALQTFGMKNKEFQFLLKPFTAKIKVIIHKGTETQASRMLVDIVLQDVAMQLSEAQYATFCHIYDSLLRATINRPHAKYRPEKSVYEEPSSWWKYAYNFVLNHYIKPYTWSHIANHRKNYRKYKEACIQSLQRPNDTELKLDMQKHEDNLTILNIVIAREHARQELRNKDIERECQITTMSPSEDVNAETVLPDNDQAQNITNQCNKNEHQNSLLGVTENSSVSKIKSGKTLKQIDYKLNFTLANCCLSLLSKGKEMLIVTVTQFLTSIEARPTLLAFKISVRAESFVVEAISTDGDLVPLITVDNVLTGNVSTYFLAIDFEKNGLNMDPIFEVAVKLEAIEVTYHHFAIVEIINFFKFNTNYLHDTIRGIYRLWDCVKRRYLNFVDDIVSQTLRISFKIDIKSPYIIFPEHGSIQKGGHILVLDLGNITLTNELQATNLQLEDATLMELEELLYDRLNMVFSGAQILFCHSGDDWRSARKRSDSEYHLLPKLQANVTISYSIRPEYRQLPRTKLNVHISNVKLNLSESKLRLLTYFLNKLLVVYENNIEKYKATLKNSISGRKSSIIFISTKELMKVQSSVCLPSVTITHSDFKSVIKEVVTNVPKLDRSVVSSEVSEEDLELLSKTINLSGFDDNISPCNHINLLLRFAIGEFSVNLEDMTDSREQPYLNLRLHTLYYETAVMEYGVAVQFGIGSIFLVDKTNAGVTGSYLELISTDESYEVLVVSYRKVKSNCPDFKSHFKNIERSLVVNLLNINVNFHRSALLKMKDYWHKFKAVCHDTLLFKYAEKTCSNIMKWEQRNTDPPIPPGAIKLNYSTRLSSLVVRFCDKDIDLMEIKILGLENDCIYNANERMVLRAHLRSILAEDLIDDTLYSKILTTDEDKVFDLKYVRHTPRLYKCSDIDTNQDDVMSDGTFKLSIGRINCVIISKILYDLRNFIIPFTSTYYTRFLYYLKNKFVGGIELFKKSATKLHIFIDIQGPTFLLPQKKDAPSLLVFDTGILSVENFFKNSGQSVQSSKMTASDSNPLIIDNILVKLKSMTVSRAIMTLTRDLEVQEPIIEPIQIQLDIKRKTEYRSIIELQTYGLFNMQGAIDVVNINLSQRDLKSLISVWQDNISKIPLLKKIGETEDRISAQDSQKNANHDDDVMVKKLENFLTHNETALCEVNIKLALEGLQLNLFMDTEEVLSSPVRDLNHGLCKLSFGETINTWDFYSDKSLKMKLSLQSCLLQDTRKDSVVEKRIIQSPATSLEKNLEFCISVSMSPIVDVTYSRTQAEEKCFDVLIQDIRINLSVPFLMHLGRYFLDSLPGEQIEKGIINHGYDNNNQTNRNALNAEIDKLNRSQYFKEQPGTSISIRIQKPDIFLFGDLEKSSTHVIRMQAEVFIESSRHSRSSSIVCTLTNVNAKTKGQGNYESPCWLLRPCDVEICKKKLSCGNEEITVAINGINIHLSAEVIHTFIDILNEASTFLNSINSKPDDGSNQNANAHNNLWTPRKVSSIPYKKTDEGETELYRRRRDHVTFNLRPVLICLLLEMENAVGRFPVMKMETIITATVNDWRNNFHFESNVKLHAFCYNRARQNWEPFVEFYTKDDANYKPWEFTIKIYRGEANLINSNWTDPCHHIKQDPMKVRKRYAQYNGEDMADMTFIGPDADMISITRTDPETYVTYEDESDTDDDESDTKLTRISSYLFNNNSDDEESDSDDSSTNEDEEFELILDCNPECYNPVARPPTKTTLTAPYIILCSEEKINITITQDMIATWNAMSNAFTQARVGIPFVPTNARELTVLNDIGHASRVELLVQEQVDGNSDTRVVAAYSFHDGSSPVSVPSSPENEQTDLTSPQWAGKETTLIVSECKFFPIDSPVNIYKSITGELLRVVFEGFEDVLVYCPKKETRNLVSLRPVRHDVRYYLVIEATINSYLHRTICVRSPLQFRNETSYALGLYYKKAVIDKLGLTLTGETTNPFDHNVRMAIIEPDATYNIPLYIAYHCPIHILPAYLEKYQVSDEGIYWKDLRGTANAFKDVCCEAKGDNNRNVFCVRAICTELPLMTRPSGCQVPNYLINIVPPVIFNNQLPFVIDVGIPGINYEVKIEPGEKINMHSLNHSNSVQFVFKVHNYLGTSWMGAVKLNMNLERKFVLMSADSESDLTKPFLLCLELCKILSWNIIIQSQYWIINKSGLPLFIQDCHSHITYEMPEEELMVFSQKNNKRSMVRLRAHQSEWSMPFGLDGITSMSLIVCRDIERGRKYQILTEIESSRLSPIFTKIITFLPYFFICNKTKRALRFMEENEEADLWNDLLPGQEMSFWPATESMKMKIKWRNSQLVSQHFGITHVGKTVLRMDNGSALCVEIEGGVSAPYRIIFRRYVTGDIPVRVDNLCDKLFLKLNQVDLGQVALLKPFQSLLYTWDDPTQTRELIWNVYNNNAAGYRALFETDGCGHEKVSFVTIERRHSVSHSSVTPKSLANTKSWSEDTSGVNHVPSAETETKSQTLEDMHQDEAEVYWVSYMEGEQRVLLFTQHKSVYLKARSIIDPEASKREIFLSIAAIGISVVVQESNLHNARRELLYASVIDSTAHWELYFSKRWRNLSLELSAWLENKYTNSVKTAQLENFIDVDFTKMQMTKPFFGKLRRTYSPGIWLHCRESTTLCYLQGYVHRIQIDNQLSETTFPVVLYPNLQKTFVNYAGSRRLKHCLEFSYLKQRKLRSIIYKGICVIVREFNLNLEEAFLCSLINLVPRTPETKHSIAAKLRRDVSNMRVPSLRKIDNDTNSKSRHLIEQIYISPMVLRLKLLANPDGFNARNFSNVDGYNNVLRFIFEYAEKGTFERDVEFRLLDYRKSFIAVNRERFLSHLSRVYVAQIMEQFHVLVRLTTVLGNQYGYNFKSSGSNFCESDLLLMCGDESAERLAHEVACELGHATPDDERYELSESRCAAFSVFSRSFIRYRN; encoded by the exons atgtTCGAGGGGGCTATAGCGGCATTTTTGAACCGCCTGCTGGGCAGGTACGTGGAGGACCTGGACACGGAGCAATTCAACGTCGGTATTTTCTCCGGGGATACGTGCCTCACCGACCTGAAACTGAAACCGGAGGCTCTG TATCAATTGGGATTACCTATTAGAGTAGAGATCGGCTTGataggaaaaattattttgaaaataccATGGTCTGGACTCTTCTCGCAACCCATTGTGATATGCATAGAG GATGTATACGCAGTAGCAGTACCTGCATTATCCGGTCCATACGACCCGGAGATACAGAAACGTTTGATGAGAgcggaaaagaagaagatacTTGAGGATCTTAAGGAAGATGAAATATTTAGAGCTG gTCTACCTCCCCAACTATTTGATGGTCTATTGGCGTCAGTCACGAAGAACTTTCAGATTActataaataatgtacatattaGATATGAAGAGAAAATATTGCGCAACTTCCTCTGTGCCTGtggtatatgtatacaaagtATATCCATAACGACTACCAACAA CAAATGGAAGCCCGGGGTGTGTGCTACAAATTCGCAAACGGTGTACCAGCTTATACGCGCGGAATCGCTCAGTGTGTACATGGATCACGACACTGAATCCTGTATAAATGTCCAGGGTAATTGGGACTTGTCCACTTTGCTCGCATGGAAGATCACGATGCATCGAGCCCTGCAGACATTCGGAATGAAGAACAAGGAGTTTCAGTTTT TGTTGAAGCCCTTCACGGCCAAGATTAAAGTCATCATACACAAGGGTACAGAAACGCAAGCTTCACGTATGTTAGTCGATATTGTACTGCAGGATGTAGCGATGCAATTATCCGAAGCGCAATACGCCACGTTTTGTCATATTTATGACTCCTTGTTACGTGCTACTATTAACAG GCCACATGCTAAATATCGTCCTGAGAAAAGCGTATATGAGGAACCGTCGTCTTGGTGGAAATAtgcgtataattttgttttgaatCACTATATTAAGCCGTATACTTGGTCGCATATAGCCAAtcacagaaaaaattatagaaaatacaaAGAGGCGTGCATCCAAAGTTTGCAACGACCAAACGATACAGAGTTGAAGCTGGATATGCAAAAACACGAAGACAACttgacaatattaaatatcgtaaTTGCGAGAGAGCACGCTAGACAGGAATTGAGAAATAAGGATATTGAGCGAGAGTGCCAAATCACAACAATGAGCCCATCGGAAGATGTCAATGCAGAAACTGTATTACCGGATAACGATCAAGcacaaaatataacaaatcaATGCAACAAGAATGAACATCAAAACTCATTGCTCGGTGTAACAGAAAATTCATCTGTTTCAAAGATAAAGTCGGGAAAGACGCTAAAACAGATTG ATTACAAGTTAAACTTTACTTTGGCAAATTGCTGTCTGAGCCTCTTAAGCAAAGGCAAAGAAATGTTGATCGTAACCGTCACACAATTTCTGACAAGTATTGAGGCACGGCCTACGTTATTAGCTTTCAAGATATCTGTTCGTGCTGAAAGCTTCGTAGTTGAAGCTATATCAACTGATGGCGATTTGGTTCCTCTGATTACAGTGGATAATGTGTTAACAG GGAATGTGTCCACATATTTTTTGGCGATAGACTTTGAGAAAAATGGATTGAATATGGATCCTATTTTTGAAGTAGCCGTAAAGCTGGAAGCTATCGAAGTGACTTATCATCAT TTTGCCATAgtggaaattataaattttttcaaatttaacacTAATTACCTTCACGATACGATTCGCGGGATATACAGACTGTGGGACTGCGTCAAAAGAAGATATTTGAACTTTGTGGACGACATCGTCTCGCAGACATTGAGAATCAGCttcaaaatagatataaaaagtccttatattatatttcccGAACACGGATCAATTCAAAA aggAGGGCATATACTCGTTCTGGATCTCGGTAACATAACGCTGACCAACGAGCTTCAAGCAACGAATTTGCAATTGGAAGATGCCACTCTTATGGAGCTAGAAGAATTACTCTACGACAGACTCAATATGGTGTTCTCCGGCgcgcaaattttattttgtcattcAGGCGACGATTGGCGGTCGGCGAGGAAACGGAGTGACTCGGAGTATCATTTGTTACCTAAGCTGCAAGCAAATGTGACTATTTCATACAGTATTAGACCCGAATATCGTCAACTACCACG GACAAAACTCAATGTACACATTTCAAACGTGAAATTGAATCTATCGGAAAGTAAACTACGACTATTgacatattttttgaataaattgcTAGTAGTATACGAAAACAACATTGAGAAGTATAAAGCTACcttaaaaaattcgatttccGGTCGAAAGTcgagtattatttttatttcaacgaaaGAATTGATGAAAGTACAATCCAGTGTATGCTTGCCATCTGTCACAATAACGCATAGTGATTTTAAATCTGTCATTAAGGAAGTTGTAACTAATGTACCAAAGCTTGATAg gagTGTCGTCTCTTCGGAAGTTAGTGAAGAGGACTTGGAATTATTATCTAAAACGATCAACTTGTCCGGATTTGATGATAATATATCTCCGTGCAATCACATTAATTTGTTACTTCGATTTGCCATAGGAGAG TTCTCCGTAAATCTGGAAGATATGACAGATAGCCGAGAACAGCCTTACTTAAATTTGAGATTGCATACTTTGTATTATGAAACGGCTGTAATGGAATACGGTGTTGCTGTTCAGTTTGGCATTGGATCGATTTTTCTGGTTGATAAGACAAACGCTGGCGTTACCGGATCGTATCTGGAACTGATATCCACCGACGAATCCTACGAAGTCCTCGTTGTGTCGTATCGTAAG GTTAAATCAAATTGTCCCGATTTCAAGTCGCACTTCAAAAATATCGAACGCTCGTTGGTTGTAAATCTGCTGAATATCAACGTAAACTTTCACAGATCCGCATTGTTGAAAATGAAAGATTATTGGCATAAATTTAAAGC cgTGTGTCACGATACTCTCTTATTCAAGTACGCCGAGAAGACATGCAGTAATATTATGAAATGGGAACAGAGGAACACTGATCCGCCCATCCCACCGG GCGCAATTAAACTGAATTATTCAACCAGACTCAGCTCATTAGTAGTGCGATTCTGCGATAAGGATATAGATTTAATGGAAATTAAGATTCTGGGCTTGGAAAACGATTGTATCTACAATGCGAACGAGAGAATGGTGTTACGTGCACATCTCAGGAGCATACTCGCTGAAGATTTGATTGATGATACGCTTTACTCCAAA attttgaCGACCGACGAAGATAAGGTTTTTGACCTGAAATACGTGAGACACACACCAAGATTATACAAGTGCTCGGATATCGATACAAATCAAGATGATGTGATGTCAGATGGCACTTTCAAGCTTTCCATTGGACGAATAAATTGTGTGATCATTTCTAAAATTCTCTATGATTTACGG AATTTCATAATACCGTTTACTTCCACGTATTATACTCGTTTCTtatattacttgaaaaataaattcgttGGAGGGATTGAACTGTTTAAGAAGAGTGCGACAAAACTGCACATTTTTATCGACATACAAGGGCCTACTTTTTTATTGCCACAAAAGAAAGATGCCCCAAGTCTCCTGGTGTTTGATAcag gtATATTATCGgttgaaaacttttttaagAACAGTGGGCAGTCAGTACAATCGAGCAAAATGACCGCTAGCGATAGCAATCCATTGATAATTGATAACATTTTGGTAAAATTGAAATCCATGACTGTGTCTAGAGCCATTATGACTCTAACTCGAGATCTAGAAGTCCAG GAACCCATTATCGAACCTATACAAATTCAGTTGGATATCAAGAGAAAAACAGAATACCGTAGTATTATTGAACTTCAAACTTATGGTTTATTCAATATGCAAGGAGCTATTGATGtcgtaaatataaacttaaGTCAGAGGGATCTCAAATCTCTCATATCAGTGTGGCAAGataacatttctaaaataCCGTTGCTTAAGAAAATCGGTGAGACCGAAGATAGAATTTCAGCGCAAGATTCCCAAAAGAATGCCAACCACGACGACGATGTTATGGTAAAGAAACTGGAAAACTTCTTAACGCACAATGAAACAGCACTGTGCGAAGTTAACATAAAACTTGCGTTGGAGggattgcaattaaatttatttatggatACAGAGGAG GTGTTGAGTTCTCCTGTGCGCGATTTAAATCACGGTTTGTGTAAGCTGAGTTTCGGAGAAACTATAAACACTTGGGATTTTTATAGCGACAAGAGTTTGAAAATGAAATTGTCTTTGCAAAGCTGTTTATTGCAGGACACTCGCAAGGACTCGGTCGTTGAGAAGAG gATAATACAATCGCCGGCAACATCCTTAGAGAAGAACTTGGAGTTCTGTATTTCTGTGTCGATGTCTCCTATAGTCGACGTCACATACAGTCGTACTCAAGCAGAGGAAAAGTGTTTCGACGTTCTTATTCAGGACATACGAATTAATTTGTCTGTGCCTTTCTTGATGCACTTGGGGCGTTATTTTCTAGATTCCTTACCCGGCGAACAGATAGAGAAAGGAATTATCAACCACggatatgataataataaccagacg AACCGGAATGCTTTAAACGCAGAAATTGACAAATTAAATCGCTCCCAATATTTTAAGGAGCAACCAG GTACTTCTATATCAATTCGAATACAAAAACCAGATATCTTTCTATTCGGCGACTTGGAGAAGAGTAGCACGCACGTGATACGAATGCAAGCGGAAGTGTTTATCGAAAGTAGTAGACATAGCCGGTCCTCTTCGATAGTCTGCACTCTGACTAACGTCAATGCCAAGACTAAAGGACAAGGGAATTACGAGTCACCGTGTTGGTTGTTACGTCCCTGTGATGtagaaatttgtaaaaagaagTTGTCTTGCGGTAATGAGGAAATTACCGTTGCTATAAATGGTATTAATATACATCTATCGGCGGAAGTAATCCATACTTTTATCGAC ATATTAAATGAAGCATCGACTTTCTTGAATAGCATTAATTCGAAACCAGACGACGGCAGTAATCAGAATGCAAATGCGCATAATAATCTTTGGACCCCAAGAAAAGTTTCTAGTATACCGTACAAGAAAACCGACGAAG GCGAAACGGAATTGTATCGTCGTCGACGCGAtcatgtaacatttaatttgaGACCCGTGTTAATATGTTTATTGCTGGAAATGGAAAACGCCGTAGGAAGATTTCCAGTAATGAAAATGGAGACTATCATCACCGCTACCGTTAATGATTGGCGTAATAATTTTCACTTCGAATCTAATGTAAAACTTCACGCATTCTGCTACAATAGGGCTCGCCAGAATTGGGAGCCATTTGTGGAGTTTTACACGAAAGATGACGCAAACTATAAACCATGGGAATTCACTATCAAG aTATATCGAGGCGAAGCGAATCTGATTAACTCCAATTGGACGGATCCTTGCCATCACATAAAGCAAGATCCGATGAAAGTGAGAAAGAGATACGCGCAATATAATGGGGAGGATATGGCAGATATGACATTTATTGGACCTGACGCTGATATGATTTCGATCACAAGAACAG atCCTGAAACCTACGTGACATATGAGGATGAATCTGACACGGACGATGATGAGAGCGATACGAAATTAACGAGGATTTCGAGTTAtctattcaataataatagcgACGACGAAGAAAGCGATTCCGACGACTCGAGTACGAACGAAGACGAGGAATTTGAATTGATACTAGACTGCAATCCTGAATGTT ATAATCCCGTCGCACGTCCGCCGACGAAAACGACTCTCACCGCGCCGTACATCATTCTATGTTCGGaggagaaaattaatattaccatAACGCAAGACATGATCGCAACGTGGAACGCGATGTCGAACGCGTTCACGCAGGCGAGGGTTGGAATCCCGTTTGTGCCCACTAACGCGCGGGAATTGACCGTGCTGAACGACATAGGTCACGCGAGTCGAGTGGAGCTGCTTGTCCAAGAGCAGGTGGACGGGAACAGTGACACGCGCGTCGTAGCCGCGTACAGTTTTCACGACGGTAGCTCACCGGTCAGTGTACCCAGCAGTCCTGAGAACGAACAGACGGATCTCACGAGTCCCCAGTGGGCCGGTAAAGAAACCACTCTGATCGTATCGGAGTGTAAATTTTTCCCCATTGACTCGCCAGTCAACATCTACAAATCGATAACCGGCGAACTCCTTCGTGTCGTATTTGAAG GTTTCGAAGACGTGTTGGTGTACTGCCCGAAGAAAGAAACGCGTAATCTCGTATCACTTCGTCCGGTGAGACACGACGTTCGTTATTACCTGGTGATAGAGGCGACGATAAACAGTTATTTACACCGAACGATTTGCGTGCGATCTCCGTTACAG TTTCGAAACGAGACCTCGTATGCGTTGGGACTTTATTACAAGAAAGCGGTGATAGACAAATTGGGCCTGACGCTAACCGGCGAAACCACGAATCCTTTTGATCATAATGTGAGAATGGCGATCATAGAACCTGACGCAACTTATAACATTCCTCTATACATAGCGTATCATTGCCCGATACACATTCTTCCTGCATATCTAGA GAAGTATCAAGTCAGTGACGAAGGGATTTATTGGAAAGATTTAAGGGGTACAGCAAATGCATTTAAAGACGTGTGCTGCGAGGCGAAAGGCGACAATAATCGTAATGTATTCTGTGTCAGGGCGATATGCACGGAACTCCCGTTAATGACTCGTCCCTCCGGCTGTCAAGTGCCGAATTACTTGATAAATATCGTACCACctgttattttcaataatcaaTTACCCTTCGTCATCGATGTCGGTATACCTGGCATCAATTACGAGGTGAAAATCGAACCCGGGGAGAAAATTAACATGCACTCTCTGAATCACAGCAATAGCGTACAGTTCGTTTTCAAG gtaCACAACTATTTAGGCACGTCTTGGATGGGCGCGGTAAAACTAAATATGAATCTAGAACGCAAGTTCGTGTTGATGTCTGCAGACAGCGAGTCGGACTTAACGAAGCCTTTTTTGCTGTGCTTAGAATTGTGCAAGATTCTCAGTTGGAACATCATTATACAGTCGCAGTATTGGATAATAAATAAGTCTGGCTTGCCGTTGTTTATCCAG gaTTGCCATTCTCACATAACGTACGAAATGCCGGAAGAGGAGTTAATGGTGTTCTCCCAAAAGAACAATAAAAGGAGCATGGTGCGATTAAGGGCCCATCAATCCGAATGGTCAATGCCATTTGGACTGGACGGGATCACATCGATGTCGTTGATCGTATGTCGCGATATCGAACGCGGACGAAAGTATCAGATCTTAACGGAGATAGAGAGCTCCCGTTTGTCGCCGATTTTCACGAAGATTATAACGTTTCTACCGTACTTCTTTATTTGCAACAAAACTAAGAGGGCCTTGAGGTTCATGGAGGAGAATGAAGAGGCCGATCTCTGGAACGACCTCTTACCCGGGCAAGAGATGTCGTTCTGGCCCGCCACTGAGTCTATGAAGATGAAAATAAAGTGGAGGAACAGCCAATTGGTCTCGCAACACTTCGGTATTACGCATGTGGGTAAAACTGTGCTGAGAATGGATAATGGG TCGGCGCTATGTGTGGAGATCGAAGGCGGCGTCAGTGCTCCATACCGCATAATATTTCGGAGATACGTTACCGGCGACATACCTGTGAGAGTGGATAATCTCTGCGACAAATTGTTTCTGAAGCTGAATCAAGTTGATCTAGGCCAAGTCGCGCTGCTGAAACCGTTTCAAAGTTTGCTGTACACTTGGGACGATCCTACTCAGACCAGAGAATTGATCTGGAACGTTTACAATAATAACGCGGCCGGCTACAGAGCGCTATTCGAGACG GACGGCTGCGGGCACGAAAAGGTGTCCTTCGTAACCATCGAACGACGCCACAGCGTGTCTCATTCTTCCGTCACTCCCAAGTCACTGGCGAATACGAAGTCATGGTCGGAGGACACGAGTGGTGTCAATCACGTTCCCAGCGCGGAAACCGAGACGAAGTCGCAAACGTTAGAGGATATGCATCAGGATGAAGCGGAGGTTTACTGGGTGAGCTACATGGAAGGTGAACAACGTGTGCTGCTATTCACGCAGCACAAGAGCGTGTACCTGAAAGCGAGGAGCATTATCGATCCCGAAGCGAGCAAGAGAGAAATATTCTTGTCAATCGCAGCTATCGGAATCAGCGTT GTTGTACAGGAATCCAATTTGCATAACGCCAGACGGGAGTTGCTGTACGCCAGTGTGATCGACTCCACCGCGCATTGGGAGCTTTACTTTAGCAAACGATGGAGAAATCTGTCGCTGGAGCTGAGCGCCTggttagaaaataaatacacgAATTCGGTGAAGACGGCGCAGCTCGAGAATTTCATTGAC GTTGACTTCACAAAAATGCAGATGACCAAACCGTTCTTCGGCAAGTTACGAAGGACGTATTCGCCAGGTATCTGGTTGCATTGCAGGGAATCCACGACGCTTTGTTATTTGCAAGGATATGTTCACAGGATACAG ATCGATAATCAATTGAGCGAAACTACCTTTCCGGTAGTTCTGTATCCCAACTTGCAAAAGACTTTTGTGAATTATGCTGGAAGCCGCAGATTGAAACATTGCTTGGAGTTCTCGTATCTAAAACAACGCAAATTAAGGAGCATTATTTACAA AGGGATATGTGTCATCGTCAGGGAGTTTAATTTGAATCTAGAAGAGGCCTTTCTCTGCTCCTTGATCAATTTGGTACCCAGGACACCGGAAACTAAACACTCGATCGCCGCGAAACTCAGGAGAGATGTGTCTAATATGCGCGTTCCTTCGCTTCGCAAAATTGATAAT GACACAAACAGCAAGAGCAGGCATTTAATAGAACAGATATACATCTCCCCGATGGTATTGCGCTTGAAATTATTGGCCAACCCGGATGGATTTAACGCGCGTAACTTCAGCAATGTGGACGGTTATAACAATGTTCTTCGATTTATTTTCGAGTATGCAGAGAAGGGTACGTTTGAGAGGGACGTTGAATTCAG ATTGCTCGATTATCGAAAGAGTTTCATTGCCGTGAACAGAGAGCGATTCCTCTCGCATCTTTCGCGCGTTTATGTCGCGCAGATTATGGAACAGTTTCACGTGTTGGTGCGCTTAACTACCGTCCTGGGAAATCAGTATGGCTACAACTTTAAGTCATCAGGGAGCAATTTCTGCGAGTCGGATTTG TTATTGATGTGCGGAGACGAGTCTGCGGAGAGGCTGGCGCACGAGGTCGCATGCGAGCTGGGACATGCTACGCCCGACG ATGAAAGATACGAATTATCGGAATCCAGATGTGCCGCCTTCAGCGTTTTTAGTCGATCATTCATTCGTTACAGAAATTGA